Within Leishmania infantum JPCM5 genome chromosome 35, the genomic segment GAATAGCCAGAGGGAGAAGCCTGCGCCTCGTTTCtctgcctccttctcttcctcttcctctttctctgctgaATATCGCGCCTCTGCCATGCCAGCAGGCATGAAGGGTGTCGCTGCGGATGAGGTGGCGAAGTTCGCCTCTCTGCAGAAGCACTGGTGGGATCCGACGGGACCGCTGCGCTCTCTGCATCTCTTGAATCCGATCCGTGTGCGCTACGTGAACAACATTGTACGCTCTTTCGGCAAtgtcggcggcagctcgTGCGATACGTCGATTGGCTTTTCCAGGGACTCTGGGCTCACGCCACAACATCAAGTTCTGGAcgtcggctgcggcggcggtatTCTGGCAGAGAGCCTAGCCCGCATtggcggcaccgtcaccggCATCGACGCCTGCGCCGAGTCCATCGAGGTTGCGGAGAAGCGTCGtcagcagctggaggccaATTTCATAGCCTCCTCGCAGGTATTCAACTGGCCCCAGCGACTCTCGTACCGTCACGTATCCCTGTTTGACGTTGTGGAGCAGGAGAAGAGGCAGTTTGACGTAGTCGTGGCGAGTGAAGTAATCGAGCACGTGAGCGATGCACGGGCGTTTCTGCAGGCCCTCTGTGAGGCGACGAAGCCTGGTgggcttctcttcctctccaccATGGACAAATCGCTGAAGACGGCCATCGCATACATCGGGGTGGCCGAGATGCTCACTGGGCTCGTGGAGCCGGGCACACATGACTGGCGCAAATTCATTCCGCCAGATGACGTGACCAAGTTTGCGCAGCGCTTTGGTGTGCGCAAGGTGGACCAGCACTACATAGTCACCTACCCGGATGTCTGCCAGTCCTTCGTCTCGTGCAACTTCCAGGTAAACTTTTGCCTGTCCAAGCACGTGAACACGGGGCACTACTTATGGGCGGGTCGTAAGTCCTCCCCGGAAGCGGGAATGCAGGCATCCGTGCCTCCTGGCGAAGGATGTGTGCCACACGCACCCGAGTGCAACGAAAATGCGTTTtcgctgcagccgcgtgGAAATGGGAGCGCGGATGCAACGGAGTCTTCCTAGCAGCACACAGGCGTCCTTTCTCTTCAACGACTGCGTGCTCGTGCATGTGCACGTGTCGTGTCTTGAGTGGCCTTGTGTCGGTGGCGCCGGGCCTCTTGCGAAGCGCAGGGTCTCTTGGTGCACcgaccctccccccttcacACGTTCGCAGCCGCCGTAGCGAAAGGAGGTTGAACGTGCGGCCTGTCCTTATCCGGACAAGAGCAGCCATGAAAAGGAGAATGGCACATCGTTGCGGTGGCaagcccccctctctctctcctgcgtACACGCGCGGCACTGCTTTGGTCTtcacacacagccacagcccAGCCTTcatgtgcagcagcttccCCGCTGTATTCGTCGTTGCGACACCCGCTCGACTCGTGTGAGGCATGCCAGCCCTCACACGGGGAGACGCAAAGCGCACACGGCCCACCAAAGGCCACGCGGCCACGCTATTGGAAGGGGGTCGGCACGTCGCCTTTCTTGGAGCGCGGGTTGGGGACTTAGCAGTGGTAAGGCAGGTGCATGCCGTGTAATGCCGCTGAGAAGCTGACTTCGTtctccgctgcggccgtgCGCAGGTGTATGTGTGACGGAGTGCGACGGCTTCATTGCCGCACGGCGCTGTTCCTGTGCATTCCATGAAGATCGCCCTTTCGAGATGCCCTTTATATCCCTTTATTCGGTTTCTTCAAacccctcttcttttttttcttcgaaTCAAAGCCCCTTGCGTCGTTTCACCTCGGCGATTATACGCACCCTGGTGATCAGCGCACTATCCGAGTCTGCTCACTAGCGTGGCGGAACAGCTTGAAATCGCCGGACGGTGTCAACATACTgtcacacacgcaaacacacaccgAGGAATATAT encodes:
- a CDS encoding putative 3-demethylubiquinone-9 3-methyltransferase, with translation MKGVAADEVAKFASLQKHWWDPTGPLRSLHLLNPIRVRYVNNIVRSFGNVGGSSCDTSIGFSRDSGLTPQHQVLDVGCGGGILAESLARIGGTVTGIDACAESIEVAEKRRQQLEANFIASSQVFNWPQRLSYRHVSLFDVVEQEKRQFDVVVASEVIEHVSDARAFLQALCEATKPGGLLFLSTMDKSLKTAIAYIGVAEMLTGLVEPGTHDWRKFIPPDDVTKFAQRFGVRKVDQHYIVTYPDVCQSFVSCNFQVNFCLSKHVNTGHYLWAGRKSSPEAGMQASVPPGEGCVPHAPECNENAFSLQPRGNGSADATESS